From one Plantibacter flavus genomic stretch:
- a CDS encoding DUF6903 family protein has translation MTKERVGAVVAAVVFVICVAAVIIANQSVGWLNLGVMLLGLAGLITLLALYNRKFR, from the coding sequence ATGACCAAGGAACGTGTGGGAGCCGTCGTCGCGGCGGTCGTCTTCGTGATCTGCGTCGCAGCGGTGATCATCGCCAACCAGTCCGTCGGGTGGCTGAACCTCGGGGTGATGCTCCTCGGACTCGCCGGGTTGATCACGCTGCTCGCCCTCTACAACCGGAAGTTCCGATGA
- a CDS encoding carbohydrate ABC transporter permease: MTTTTSAPVPPIVTPPSSSVPPGPTSRQRVRRRRPVSWISNLVLILISLMILVPVLWVVMASVKTKGEFYGNPWALPEGLHWQNFVDAFVAANMGPYLLNSLLVTVVGLCFVLIIAVPAAYALARFEFRGKSILETLLLAGLFINVNYIVIPIFLMLLGWDKALRTFMPSGFFIDNLFVLGLVYAATSLPFTIYLLLAYFRTIPVSYEEAATLDGASRFRTMRTVMLPMAMPAISTAILFNFLSYWNDYIISLSLIPGENKTLQVGLLNLFQAQRAAADYGRLYAGMVIVIIPVVILYIIIQKRLLQNVGAGGLKE; this comes from the coding sequence ATGACCACGACCACCTCAGCCCCAGTCCCCCCGATCGTCACGCCGCCGTCCTCGTCGGTCCCGCCTGGTCCGACCTCCCGTCAGCGCGTCCGTCGTCGTCGGCCGGTGTCGTGGATCTCGAACCTCGTCCTGATCCTCATCTCGCTCATGATCCTGGTGCCCGTGCTCTGGGTCGTCATGGCATCGGTCAAGACCAAGGGCGAGTTCTACGGCAACCCCTGGGCGCTCCCGGAGGGCCTGCACTGGCAGAACTTCGTCGACGCGTTCGTCGCCGCCAACATGGGCCCGTATCTGCTCAACTCCCTGCTCGTCACGGTCGTCGGCCTCTGCTTCGTGCTGATCATCGCCGTGCCGGCCGCCTATGCGCTGGCGCGGTTCGAGTTCCGCGGCAAGTCGATCCTCGAGACACTGCTGCTCGCCGGTCTGTTCATCAACGTGAACTACATCGTCATCCCGATCTTCCTCATGCTGCTCGGGTGGGACAAGGCCCTGCGGACCTTCATGCCGAGCGGCTTCTTCATCGACAACCTGTTCGTGCTGGGGCTCGTCTACGCGGCGACGTCGCTGCCGTTCACGATCTACCTGCTGCTCGCCTACTTCCGCACCATCCCGGTGTCCTATGAGGAGGCCGCCACGCTCGACGGTGCGTCCCGGTTCCGCACGATGCGGACGGTCATGCTGCCCATGGCGATGCCGGCGATCAGCACGGCGATCCTGTTCAACTTCCTGAGCTACTGGAACGACTACATCATCTCCCTGTCGCTCATCCCGGGCGAGAACAAGACGCTGCAGGTGGGACTGCTCAACCTGTTCCAGGCACAGCGTGCGGCAGCCGACTACGGGCGGTTGTACGCGGGCATGGTGATCGTCATCATCCCGGTCGTGATCCTCTACATCATCATCCAGAAACGCTTGTTGCAGAACGTCGGAGCCGGAGGGCTGAAGGAATGA
- a CDS encoding carbohydrate ABC transporter permease, with the protein MARRPVSLNTRGKNRFVLLCVAPAIILYVLFMVVPTFDVFRMSLYNWTGVGGTPTFAGFDNFIALAGDMQFVRAFQNTVFLLVVVSIVTMAGGLVLAGVMTQGKVRASNLYRFVLYLPSVLSIVVVAAIFSAVYDQQNGLINGSLNFLGLGSLSQVWLGDQKIIMYSIAFAMVWQSLGYYLVLYMSGMSNIPAEIYEASALDGAGPFRQFFDITLPLVWETLRTSLIFFIISSINLAFVLVRALTGGGPDGASEVLLDYMYKQAYTNSSYGYGMAIGTAIFLFSFLAALIISRATKREVLQF; encoded by the coding sequence GTGGCCAGACGCCCCGTCTCCCTCAACACCCGTGGGAAGAACCGCTTCGTGCTGCTGTGCGTCGCGCCCGCGATCATCCTCTACGTGCTCTTCATGGTCGTCCCGACCTTCGACGTCTTCCGGATGTCGCTCTACAACTGGACCGGCGTCGGCGGCACCCCCACGTTCGCCGGCTTCGACAACTTCATCGCCCTCGCCGGTGACATGCAGTTCGTCCGGGCGTTCCAGAACACCGTCTTCCTGCTCGTCGTCGTCTCCATCGTGACGATGGCCGGCGGGCTCGTCCTCGCCGGGGTCATGACCCAGGGCAAGGTGCGGGCGAGCAACCTGTACCGGTTCGTCCTCTACCTGCCGAGCGTGCTGTCCATCGTCGTCGTCGCAGCGATCTTCTCCGCGGTGTACGACCAGCAGAACGGTCTCATCAACGGTTCGTTGAACTTCCTCGGCCTCGGTTCGTTGTCGCAGGTCTGGCTCGGCGACCAGAAGATCATCATGTACAGCATCGCCTTCGCGATGGTCTGGCAGTCCCTCGGCTACTACCTCGTGCTCTACATGTCGGGCATGTCGAACATCCCGGCCGAGATCTACGAGGCCTCCGCGCTCGACGGTGCCGGCCCGTTCCGGCAGTTCTTCGACATCACGCTGCCGCTCGTCTGGGAGACGCTCCGCACGTCCCTCATCTTCTTCATCATCAGCTCGATCAACCTCGCGTTCGTGCTCGTCCGGGCACTCACCGGCGGCGGTCCGGACGGCGCCTCCGAGGTCCTCCTCGACTACATGTACAAGCAGGCGTACACGAACTCGAGTTACGGCTACGGCATGGCCATCGGGACAGCGATCTTCCTGTTCTCATTCCTCGCGGCGCTCATCATCAGCCGCGCGACCAAGCGAGAGGTCCTCCAATTCTGA
- a CDS encoding discoidin domain-containing protein: MNTATPAAIPGPRRRRRNRSAQHPALRGLAVLGLSALFATAFAPAASAAPTTAGTAVQAAAAPTGWAGDTPNTTGGTDYFVDATAGDDTATGTSAATAWKSFTPVNAKTFAPGDRVLLKAGETWSNTSLWPKGSGTETAPIVIDAYGDAGARRPYIATNGQVPSPFTSPGVKNPETVGLTGAVILRNQQYVHIANLEVSNDDDFATDITTGSYVRDGISVSINADKLEAGADSIMRGISISNVFAHDIDGPSSWQKIHYAGVNFQVFGSQQYTAYPTGGHHFEDISIQDNTFEKVELHAVQFAFNWFGDQQGQTDASGKYHEGWEQLWVRDRDLYSRDVTISHNYAESTGQGPFQFANTQRLTAEYNEANGWLERYNQVSAGLYLWAGADSVMRFNEIYGGPANEYDATPWDLEFTNFNVAYEHNYSHDNQGGWMSYMGNSSNSIARYNLSVNDNGVIFKNMLSSNYSPTYILNNVFVYDGAELESFHDEVLKDRVYFANNIFYNTSTTTSTNWARKAGGLDKGVFSNNAYFEASGAQSANQPVDKRAVVGDPQFVGNPADYAKDAGVDAIRDSASLFKLQETSPLIDAGRYNERIGSDDFFGTELYYGDGVDIGLYEAAVGTKVENPVDTDPIENEGVDTRVDLAKGKPIVASSTHPHNDFEFNAGKLVDGDPATRWAGADDATYPLTIDIDFGADTTFDEVDLSEFTDSGTDPRVNAFSLQRWDAAAGAWVTFSSQTGIGASKVVKDFESVTSSKLRVSLESLLPGQIYAPTLTTISVFNSAVAATDPTVTPTAAVMDKNAAMAEDPDNLPTFTVDLDGDTLTGLRYVQPSGAIVGSLDSADYIRTDTAEGATITLTNAFAADKELGTSGVVFEFGSNATKRVTVEIVDTTELAASIGTAKALLAPTPAAAQSARAAAPAADGAETLTAAVASAEAVLALVNRDTVATGNTAVTNADVQAAVVALNAAIEAFEPGGGTPVTPGGPGTPGTPSAGSPGTGGSGATGTGSNGGSLASTGVDGLVPAGAGILLLLAGAAALTLRARRASAMNR, encoded by the coding sequence ATGAACACCGCCACCCCCGCGGCGATCCCGGGACCCCGACGCAGACGTCGGAACCGGTCAGCCCAGCACCCCGCCCTCCGAGGACTCGCCGTCCTCGGGCTCTCCGCCCTCTTCGCCACGGCCTTCGCTCCGGCGGCGTCCGCGGCACCGACCACCGCGGGGACCGCCGTCCAGGCGGCGGCCGCGCCGACAGGCTGGGCCGGTGACACCCCGAACACGACGGGTGGCACGGACTACTTCGTCGACGCCACCGCCGGGGACGACACGGCCACCGGCACGTCGGCGGCCACCGCCTGGAAGAGCTTCACCCCGGTCAACGCGAAGACCTTCGCGCCGGGCGACCGCGTGCTGCTGAAGGCCGGCGAGACCTGGTCGAACACCTCCCTGTGGCCGAAGGGTTCGGGCACCGAGACCGCGCCCATCGTCATCGACGCGTACGGTGACGCCGGTGCGCGCCGTCCCTACATCGCGACGAACGGACAGGTCCCCAGCCCCTTCACGAGTCCCGGTGTCAAGAACCCCGAGACCGTCGGACTGACCGGCGCGGTGATCCTCCGCAACCAGCAGTACGTCCACATCGCGAACCTCGAGGTGTCGAACGACGACGACTTCGCCACCGACATCACCACGGGCAGCTACGTCCGCGACGGCATCTCCGTCTCGATCAACGCCGACAAGCTCGAGGCCGGCGCCGACTCGATCATGCGCGGGATCTCGATATCGAACGTCTTCGCCCACGACATCGACGGCCCGAGCTCCTGGCAGAAGATCCACTACGCCGGGGTCAACTTCCAGGTGTTCGGTTCGCAGCAGTACACGGCGTACCCGACGGGTGGCCACCACTTCGAGGACATCAGCATCCAGGACAACACCTTCGAGAAGGTCGAGCTGCACGCGGTGCAGTTCGCGTTCAACTGGTTCGGCGACCAGCAGGGCCAGACGGACGCCTCCGGCAAGTACCACGAGGGTTGGGAACAGCTCTGGGTCCGCGACCGCGACCTCTACAGCCGCGACGTGACGATCAGTCACAACTACGCCGAGAGCACCGGCCAGGGTCCGTTCCAGTTCGCGAACACCCAGCGCCTGACCGCCGAGTACAACGAGGCCAACGGCTGGCTCGAGCGCTACAACCAGGTCTCCGCAGGCCTCTACCTGTGGGCCGGCGCCGACAGCGTGATGCGCTTCAACGAGATCTACGGCGGCCCCGCCAACGAGTACGACGCGACCCCGTGGGACCTCGAGTTCACCAACTTCAACGTCGCCTACGAGCACAACTACTCGCACGACAACCAGGGCGGCTGGATGTCCTACATGGGCAACAGCTCCAACTCGATAGCCCGCTACAACCTCAGCGTCAACGACAACGGTGTGATCTTCAAGAACATGCTGTCGTCGAACTACTCGCCCACGTACATCCTCAACAACGTCTTCGTCTACGACGGCGCGGAGCTCGAGAGCTTCCACGACGAGGTGCTGAAGGACCGCGTCTACTTCGCGAACAACATCTTCTACAACACCTCGACGACCACCTCCACGAACTGGGCACGGAAGGCCGGCGGCCTCGACAAGGGCGTGTTCTCGAACAACGCCTACTTCGAGGCGAGCGGGGCGCAGTCGGCCAACCAGCCGGTGGACAAGCGTGCCGTCGTCGGCGACCCGCAGTTCGTCGGGAACCCCGCCGACTACGCCAAGGACGCCGGCGTCGACGCCATCCGCGACTCCGCGTCCCTGTTCAAGCTGCAGGAGACCTCGCCGCTGATCGATGCCGGCCGGTACAACGAGCGCATCGGCTCGGACGACTTCTTCGGCACCGAGCTCTACTACGGTGACGGCGTCGACATCGGGCTGTACGAGGCCGCGGTCGGGACGAAGGTCGAGAACCCGGTCGACACTGACCCGATCGAGAACGAGGGCGTGGACACGCGCGTCGACCTCGCCAAGGGCAAGCCGATCGTCGCCAGCAGCACGCACCCGCACAACGACTTCGAGTTCAACGCGGGCAAGCTCGTCGACGGCGACCCGGCGACGCGCTGGGCCGGTGCCGACGACGCCACCTATCCGCTGACGATCGACATCGACTTCGGTGCCGACACGACCTTCGACGAGGTCGACCTCTCGGAGTTCACCGACTCGGGCACCGATCCTCGCGTCAACGCCTTCTCCCTGCAGCGATGGGACGCGGCGGCCGGGGCCTGGGTGACGTTCTCCTCCCAGACCGGGATCGGCGCGAGCAAGGTCGTGAAGGACTTCGAATCCGTCACCAGCTCCAAGCTCCGGGTGTCGCTCGAGAGTCTCCTGCCAGGCCAGATCTACGCGCCGACCCTGACCACCATCAGCGTCTTCAACAGTGCGGTAGCCGCAACCGACCCCACGGTGACCCCGACGGCAGCGGTCATGGACAAGAACGCCGCGATGGCCGAGGACCCCGACAACCTGCCCACGTTCACGGTCGACCTCGACGGTGACACGCTCACCGGTCTCCGGTACGTCCAGCCCTCCGGCGCCATCGTCGGCAGCCTCGACAGTGCCGACTACATCCGCACCGACACCGCGGAGGGCGCGACGATCACCCTCACGAACGCGTTCGCCGCCGACAAGGAGCTCGGTACCTCCGGGGTCGTCTTCGAGTTCGGCTCGAACGCGACCAAGCGGGTCACGGTCGAGATCGTCGACACGACCGAACTCGCGGCGTCGATCGGCACGGCGAAGGCCCTCCTCGCCCCGACGCCGGCCGCGGCTCAGTCGGCGCGCGCCGCTGCTCCGGCGGCGGACGGTGCCGAGACGTTGACCGCGGCGGTCGCCTCGGCCGAGGCGGTCCTGGCCCTCGTCAACCGCGACACCGTCGCGACCGGCAACACCGCCGTGACGAACGCCGACGTGCAAGCTGCGGTCGTCGCGCTGAACGCCGCGATCGAGGCCTTCGAGCCCGGTGGCGGCACCCCGGTCACGCCGGGTGGACCGGGTACGCCCGGCACGCCCAGCGCAGGAAGCCCCGGTACCGGTGGATCTGGCGCCACCGGTACCGGTTCCAACGGCGGTTCGCTTGCGAGCACCGGAGTCGACGGCCTCGTGCCGGCAGGTGCGGGGATCCTCCTCCTGCTGGCCGGAGCAGCAGCACTCACCCTGCGGGCCCGTCGCGCATCGGCCATGAACCGATGA
- a CDS encoding alpha-L-fucosidase produces MSGGSAETVAARLAEAVAVVPSPRQLAWQRMEFYGFIHFGVNTMTDREWGDGTESPAVFDPAGVDAAQWVAAAKSAGMRGLILTCKHHDGFALWPTAVSDHSVASSPWRDGGGDLVAEVAEACRAAGLAFGVYLSPWDRAEPSYGSGDAYDDFFVAQLTELLTGYGELFSVWFDGANGEGPNGRKQLYDWDRYYAVVRELQPNAAISVCGPDVRWCGNEAGSTRADEWSVVPASLRDAERTADRSQQVDDGLFSRAVQSDEDDLGSRAAILATREPLVWYPAEVNTSIRPGWFHHPSEDGVVRSAEELFDIYERSVGGNATFLLNLPPTREGLIADPDLESLAGLGRLIDDLERLDVAGSALLTMSSAPVPAASITGTGSQSDPVTWRPADDDPLPTLRLRWDRPQLVSGVSVREAIAHGQVIEGVEVSVVDAAGVPRVLASAATVGAQRILRFETVETTELRVTITASRAQPQLARLAVFTSS; encoded by the coding sequence ATGAGCGGCGGCTCGGCGGAGACGGTCGCTGCGCGGTTGGCGGAAGCGGTCGCCGTCGTGCCGTCGCCCCGGCAGCTCGCGTGGCAGCGGATGGAGTTCTACGGCTTCATCCACTTCGGGGTCAACACCATGACCGATCGGGAGTGGGGCGACGGCACCGAGTCGCCCGCCGTGTTCGACCCGGCTGGCGTCGATGCGGCGCAGTGGGTCGCGGCGGCGAAGAGCGCCGGCATGCGCGGGCTCATCCTCACCTGCAAGCATCACGACGGCTTCGCGCTGTGGCCGACGGCCGTCAGCGACCACTCGGTGGCGTCGAGTCCGTGGCGGGACGGTGGAGGCGACCTCGTCGCAGAGGTCGCGGAAGCGTGTCGCGCGGCGGGGCTGGCGTTCGGCGTCTATCTGTCGCCGTGGGACCGCGCCGAGCCGAGCTACGGCTCGGGTGACGCGTACGACGACTTCTTCGTCGCGCAGCTGACCGAGCTCCTCACCGGATACGGCGAGCTGTTCTCGGTCTGGTTCGACGGCGCGAACGGTGAAGGGCCGAACGGCAGGAAGCAGCTGTACGACTGGGACCGCTACTACGCGGTCGTGCGCGAGCTGCAGCCGAACGCGGCGATCAGCGTGTGCGGGCCGGACGTGCGCTGGTGCGGGAACGAGGCCGGGTCCACGCGGGCTGACGAGTGGAGTGTGGTCCCTGCGTCGCTGCGAGATGCCGAGCGCACCGCGGACCGCTCGCAGCAGGTCGACGACGGGCTGTTCTCCCGGGCCGTCCAGTCCGACGAGGACGACCTCGGTAGCCGCGCTGCGATCCTCGCGACCAGGGAGCCGCTCGTCTGGTACCCGGCGGAGGTCAACACCTCGATCCGTCCGGGGTGGTTCCATCACCCCTCCGAGGACGGGGTGGTCCGCTCGGCCGAGGAACTCTTCGACATCTACGAGCGCAGTGTCGGGGGGAACGCGACGTTCCTGCTCAACCTGCCGCCCACCAGGGAGGGCTTGATCGCGGATCCCGACCTCGAGAGCCTTGCCGGTCTCGGCCGACTCATCGACGACCTGGAACGGCTCGATGTCGCCGGCTCAGCCCTGCTCACGATGTCGAGCGCGCCCGTGCCGGCCGCGTCGATCACGGGGACCGGGTCACAGTCGGACCCGGTGACGTGGCGTCCGGCCGACGACGATCCGCTGCCGACCCTGCGGCTCCGCTGGGATCGACCCCAGCTGGTGTCCGGAGTGAGCGTGCGCGAGGCGATCGCGCACGGTCAAGTGATCGAGGGGGTCGAGGTCTCGGTGGTGGACGCCGCCGGTGTGCCGCGGGTGCTCGCTTCGGCAGCGACGGTGGGTGCTCAGCGGATCCTCCGGTTCGAAACCGTCGAGACGACCGAGCTGCGTGTGACGATCACCGCATCGCGAGCCCAGCCGCAGCTTGCGCGGCTTGCGGTCTTCACGAGCTCCTGA
- a CDS encoding peptidyl-prolyl cis-trans isomerase, translating into MTSTDAPAHGLRGAISRGRHRSRLLLAAGALVLTGTVVVGVAVSGAGAAPAELGTIDGASVTRDELLFHMERVRPAIENEVLVETGSASVDWEAPLGDATAIDRLRTAALDELAADRVVLDLGHERGLVPFSDFAGFEQALADTNTARAAQLDEGEVVYGLTSFRAQEFYGRTIADLRTRLVSALSSGSDPVIDVSDEEVRDAFDAHAEDWTLNASTYQLTRIAVPLASTTAEQFAARLAAEGVDAVSGTDPDTTVSASTLDGATGLLDGGSRTPDPRLVAEVATLPAGALSSPVVELGEHVVYRVDAVTVDQDAAFTAYADRIRAQLESTALDALIAERVAAQVRQMNSNALHQLTMEDTH; encoded by the coding sequence CTGGTGCTCACGGGAACCGTCGTCGTCGGTGTCGCCGTCAGCGGCGCGGGTGCGGCACCCGCCGAGCTGGGGACCATCGACGGAGCCTCGGTCACCCGCGACGAGCTGCTCTTCCACATGGAGCGCGTCCGACCCGCCATCGAGAACGAGGTCCTCGTCGAGACCGGATCCGCTTCCGTCGACTGGGAAGCACCGCTCGGCGACGCGACCGCCATCGATCGACTCCGGACGGCGGCCCTCGACGAGCTCGCGGCCGACCGCGTGGTGCTCGACCTCGGGCACGAGCGCGGACTCGTCCCGTTCTCGGACTTCGCCGGATTCGAACAGGCCCTCGCCGACACCAACACCGCCCGCGCGGCGCAGCTCGACGAAGGCGAGGTCGTCTACGGACTCACCTCCTTCCGCGCACAGGAGTTCTACGGCCGGACGATCGCCGATCTCCGCACCAGGCTCGTCTCTGCACTGAGCTCGGGCTCGGATCCGGTCATCGACGTCTCCGACGAGGAGGTCCGGGACGCCTTCGACGCGCACGCCGAGGACTGGACCCTCAACGCCTCCACCTACCAGCTCACCCGGATCGCGGTGCCGCTCGCCTCGACCACCGCCGAGCAGTTCGCGGCACGACTCGCCGCGGAGGGCGTCGACGCCGTCTCAGGCACCGACCCGGACACCACCGTCTCCGCGTCCACCCTCGACGGCGCGACCGGTCTCCTCGACGGCGGCTCCCGCACACCCGACCCGCGCCTCGTCGCCGAGGTCGCGACCCTGCCTGCCGGTGCGCTCAGCTCGCCCGTGGTGGAGCTGGGTGAGCACGTCGTCTACCGCGTGGACGCCGTCACCGTCGACCAGGACGCCGCCTTCACCGCCTATGCCGACCGGATCCGAGCCCAGCTCGAGAGCACCGCCCTCGACGCGCTCATCGCCGAACGCGTCGCGGCCCAAGTACGCCAGATGAACAGCAACGCCCTGCACCAACTCACGATGGAGGACACGCACTGA
- a CDS encoding carbohydrate ABC transporter substrate-binding protein, with amino-acid sequence MKRTRTLGVIAAVATVGMLAGCAGNSGTGGDDADTLKIAAFEGGYGAEMYKEVVAAYEKLNPDVKIELTTSKTLADELTPQVAAGDYPDLVFLGLGAKEGFTESFVRDNNLEDLTGVLDEKIPGEDVTVGDKLTPGIVGNLNTNPYGDDKVYLMPMYASPTGLVYNQKLFADNGWTVPTTWDEMFELGDTAKAEGISLFTYPTAGYLDSYFFSLLSAVGGPEFLNDVLTYKQDVWKTDEATEALELTTKLLSYAAPTTVGYANGQDFTKNQQTILDGTTLFMPNGSWIANEMKEAPRTDGFQWGLTPVPAPEADGTRYLTTFVESAWVPKEAAHKDAAKDFIAYLYSDEAADIFAKANAIQPIQGLPERLTGEAKDFYAVYSEPGVEAVVGAFAATKPVPGVDLKATLFDAANSVLSGTMTLEDWQNQVNEASNKLTDQLAG; translated from the coding sequence ATGAAGCGCACCAGAACCCTCGGCGTCATCGCCGCCGTCGCGACGGTCGGCATGCTCGCCGGCTGTGCGGGCAACTCCGGGACGGGCGGCGACGACGCCGACACCCTGAAGATCGCCGCATTCGAAGGCGGCTACGGCGCCGAGATGTACAAGGAGGTGGTCGCGGCCTACGAGAAGCTCAACCCCGACGTGAAGATCGAGCTCACCACGAGCAAGACCCTCGCCGACGAACTCACCCCGCAGGTCGCGGCCGGTGACTACCCGGACCTCGTCTTCCTCGGCCTCGGTGCGAAGGAGGGCTTCACCGAGTCCTTCGTCCGCGACAACAACCTGGAAGACCTCACCGGTGTCCTCGACGAGAAGATCCCCGGCGAGGACGTCACGGTCGGCGACAAGCTGACCCCCGGCATCGTCGGCAACCTCAACACCAATCCCTACGGCGACGACAAGGTCTACCTGATGCCGATGTACGCGTCGCCGACCGGCCTCGTGTACAACCAGAAACTGTTCGCCGACAACGGATGGACCGTCCCCACCACCTGGGACGAGATGTTCGAGCTCGGCGACACCGCGAAGGCCGAGGGCATCTCGCTGTTCACCTACCCGACGGCGGGCTACCTCGACTCCTACTTCTTCTCGCTGCTGTCGGCAGTGGGCGGACCGGAGTTCCTGAACGACGTCCTCACCTACAAGCAGGACGTGTGGAAGACGGATGAGGCCACCGAGGCGCTCGAGCTCACGACGAAGCTCCTCAGCTACGCGGCCCCGACCACGGTCGGCTACGCGAACGGGCAGGACTTCACGAAGAACCAGCAGACCATCCTCGACGGCACGACGCTCTTCATGCCGAACGGCTCCTGGATCGCGAACGAGATGAAGGAGGCCCCGCGCACCGACGGGTTCCAGTGGGGGCTCACCCCGGTCCCCGCTCCCGAGGCCGACGGCACGCGCTACCTGACGACGTTCGTCGAGTCGGCGTGGGTCCCGAAGGAGGCGGCGCACAAGGACGCGGCGAAGGACTTCATCGCGTACCTGTACTCGGACGAGGCCGCAGACATCTTCGCGAAGGCGAACGCCATCCAGCCGATCCAGGGGCTCCCTGAGCGCCTGACCGGTGAGGCGAAGGACTTCTACGCCGTCTACAGTGAGCCCGGCGTCGAGGCCGTCGTCGGTGCCTTCGCCGCGACCAAGCCGGTCCCCGGCGTCGACCTGAAGGCCACGCTCTTCGACGCGGCCAACAGCGTCCTCTCCGGCACCATGACCCTCGAGGACTGGCAGAACCAGGTCAACGAGGCGAGCAACAAGCTCACCGACCAGCTCGCGGGCTGA
- a CDS encoding TetR/AcrR family transcriptional regulator, with protein sequence MDPRQARTRSALRDAIHTLAAAKRIDQVTVAEVSRVAGITRDTFYRHAATPVHLLADVLGEELDETLRAHADLPAHSDSTLSVFDESERDLLRHVAEHATIYRNAMHPRLIGPLRDALTERIEQALAHHLDRHPHIAPPREDGITPERHVRMLVAYAGAGTVAAIEEWLRSGDLDDIDAAARTVIAASPAWWLGRS encoded by the coding sequence ATGGACCCTCGTCAGGCACGAACCCGCAGTGCCCTCCGCGACGCGATCCACACCCTTGCGGCGGCGAAGCGCATCGATCAGGTGACCGTGGCGGAGGTGTCCCGGGTGGCGGGGATCACCCGCGACACCTTCTACCGTCACGCCGCGACGCCCGTCCACCTGCTCGCCGACGTGCTCGGCGAGGAACTGGATGAGACGCTCCGCGCGCACGCCGATCTTCCGGCGCACAGCGACTCGACGCTGAGCGTCTTCGACGAGTCCGAGCGCGACCTCCTGCGTCACGTCGCCGAGCACGCGACGATCTACCGCAACGCCATGCACCCCCGGCTCATCGGACCCCTGCGCGATGCTCTCACCGAACGGATCGAGCAGGCGCTCGCGCACCACCTCGACCGACACCCGCACATCGCGCCACCCCGCGAGGACGGCATCACGCCCGAGCGACACGTTCGGATGCTGGTGGCCTACGCCGGTGCCGGCACGGTCGCAGCGATCGAGGAGTGGCTGCGATCCGGAGACCTCGACGACATCGACGCGGCGGCCCGCACGGTCATCGCCGCCTCCCCCGCCTGGTGGCTCGGCCGCTCCTGA